Sequence from the Nocardia brasiliensis genome:
CCGATCACCTACAAGTTCGTCGAGGACGTCATCCGCGAGCTCGCCGCCATGACCCCCGGCCCGTACCTGCACATCGGCGGCGACGAGGCGCACTCCACGTCACCGGCGGACTACCAGGCCTTCTACGACAAGGTCTCGCCGATGCTCGCCACCTACGACAAGAAGGCCGTCGGCTGGCACAACATCGTCGTCACCACCCCGCCGACCTCGACCATCGCGCAGTACTGGGATCCGGCCAACACCAACGCCGATGTCGCCGCGGCCGCGGCCAGGGGCAACAAGGTGCTGATGTCGCCGGCGAACAAGTCGTACCTGGACATGAAGTACAACCCGAACACCCCGCTCGGCCTGCACTGGGCCGGTTATGTCGAGGTGAAGGACGCCTACAACTGGGATCCGGCGACCTTCCTGCAGGGCGTCTCGGAAAAGCAGGTCATCGGCATCGAGGCCCCGCTGTGGTCGGAGACCCTGCGCACCAGTGCCGACATCGAGTTCATGGCGTTCCCGCGCCTGGCGGGTGCGGCCGAGATCGGCTGGTCCCCGGCCGCGACGCACAACTGGGACAACTACCGCGTGCGACTGGCGAAGCAGGGCCCGATCTGGGCCGCGCAGGGCATCAACTTCTACCGCTCGCCGCAGGTGGACTGGAAATAGCCGGATACCAGAAAGGAGTTCGAAGTGTCGCCTTACCGAACAGCTCTCGTCGCTTGTTTCGCGCTACTGTCCGCCTTGGGCACGGCCGCCGCCCCGACCGCGATCGCCGAGCCGCAGCCGCAGGCACCCGCGGTGGATACCGACGGTGACGGGCTGAGCGACGAGTGGGAGACCAAAGGGTACGACGCCAACGGTGACGGGAAGATAGATGTGGATCTTCCTGCCATGGGCGCGGATCCGAAGCACAAGGATCTCTTCGTCGAGATGGATTACATGAGCGGTCGCCTGCCGACCACCGCTGCGCTCGATCGGGTGGTCGCGGTGTTCGCCACCTCGCCGGTGAGCAACCCCGACGGCCGCAACGGCATCAAGATCCACTTGGACGCCGGTAACGCCAGAGGGTCCGCCTACAACCTCGGCGGCGGCAACCAGGTGCCCTACGACAACAACCTCTCGCCGGTGGACAGTCAGGTCGCCGCCATCAAGCGAACCAATTTCTCGTCCAACCGCTCGCGCATCTTTCACTACATGATCTGGGCTGATTCCTACGACAACGGTTGCAGCAGTGGCATTTCGCTGGGCATCCCGGCCGACACCTTCGTCGTTGCCCTCGGCCCCAAATGCAACTGGACCCCGGGCGACGACGAGAACGTCGGCACGTTCATCCACGAACTGGGCCACAACCTGGGGCTCAAGCACGGCGGTGTGGACCACACCAACTACAAGCCGAACTACCTCAGCGTGATGAACTACAGCTTCCAGTTCGGCGGGGTGCCGAAGACCGACGGCACTTCGTATTTCGGCTACTCCAGCGTGAATCCGCCCGCGCTGAACGAAACCGCGCTGAACGAGCGCCAGGGGATGGGGCCGGTGTCCGCGGGCTGGCGCACGGTCTACTTCTGCCCCAACGGTTCTCGTAAGCGGACCGGCGCGGCCGACCAGCCGATCGACTGGAACTGCAACGGTTCCATCGCGTCCGGCACGGTCCGCAGCAGCATCAACAACGACGGGAGCTACACCACTCTGCGAGCCCAGAACAATTGGGCGTCAGTGGTATTCGACGGCGGCAACATCGGCACCATCGGCCCGGAGTCGCGCAGGCTGCCCGAGCGTTCCCCCGACGAGATGACCAAGGAGCAGTACGACCAGATGAAGAAGGTACAAGACTGACCCCATAGCGTCCCGTATGGATTCCCGGTGGCCGGGCCCGCGCTGGCCCGCCACCGGGAATCGCCCTGTGCGCGACCGCTGCCGGTCGGGGGTTGACCGGTACCGGATCAGGCGTGATGCTCTTCGATGGCATGCGGTAATGCCGGGTAGGAGATTCACGTGTCATACCGGTTGGATGACATCGACTGTGTAAGTGCGCGGGGACACGCCGCGCTGGGTGGAACACTGGCGATACAGGCGGTCTGGTCCTACGACCGTCCGGTGGACATGGCGGCGTTGCGCGAGTTCCATGTCGCGCTCCGCCGCGGCAGGTTGGGGCGGGTGGTGCTGCCCGCGCTGATTCCGGCGGCCGGTGACCGTTGGAGCACCCGCGGCGAGTTCGGCCCGCTCGAGGTCGCCGACGCGCCGGTTCCCCAGGCCGCGCGCGGTGCGTGGATCGCCGAGCAGGCGCGCGCGGAGCTGCGCACCTATGGCGGACCAGCGTATCGGCTGGCGAGCGCCACCATGGACAACGGGGAGAGCGTGGTGTCGCTGCTGGTGTCGCACACCATCGCCGATGCCCGTGCGCTCTGCGCCGCGATCGCGGAAGCGGTCGTGGGCAAGGAACTCGATCCGACCTACCCGAGCGACGAATTCGGGCGGGCCAGGCTGTTTTTCGACGAACTCGGCGCGGCCGCGCGCCGCATCCGCCCGATGCTCGGCGCGGCGGTGCTCGGTACGCGACTGGCCATCACCGGTCGTCGCGCCGCCTCCGCTGGGGCACAGGGCCAGGACGCGGGCCTGCCCACGATCACGGTCACGGTGCCCGCGCACGAGTGGCACGCGGCCGCGCGGGCACGCGGGGGCAGTTCGACCGCGCTGGCGGTGGCGCTGCTGGCCGAGGTCGCCACGGCGGTCGGTCGCACCGACGAGGCGGGCAAGGTCGTGCTGATGATGCCGGTGAGCACCCGCACCGAGACCGACGAGCGCGCCAACGCGCTGGCGGCCATCGACTTCGAGGTGGACCTGCGCGATGGCGCCCCCGCCGATCTCGCCGGGCTGCGCGCGGTGCTCAAAACGAAGCTGCGCGCGGCCGCCGAGGCGGGGCATCGCGTGCCGCCCCTCATCCCGCAGGCGGTGGCACTGCCGCGCCGGCTGTACGGCGTGCTGGCCCGGCAGACGGCCGCCGCGCCGACCGTCACCGTGTGTTCCAACCTCGGCGAGGTGGACCCCGCGGTGCTGTGCGTGGACGGGCAACCGGCGTCCTCGTTCGAGATCGGCCTGGTCAATCAGAGTTTGCATACGCGTGGTGTGCTGGACGAGCGGGGCGGCAACCTGTATGCGCTGATGTCGGAATCCGGTGGCGCGATCACGCTGCGGGTCAACGGCTACCACCCGCCGCGGCTGCGCACCGTCGAGGAGTTGACCGAACTGTGCACGCGGGCGCTGGCGCGCTACGAGCTCTCGCCGACCTGTGCGTAGTGGCCGAAACCCGCCATGGCAAGGATTTGCCACGGCGGTACCCGCGGCGCTCGGTCCTGGGTCGACGGTCGGCGGGATGTGCGATGATCTCGCAGGTGAGCAGTACATCCGAGGCGGACCGCCTACGTGATCTCGCCCGGTTACGGCGAGTCCGCGACCGCATCGACCGGGAGTACGCGCAGCCGCTGGACGTCGAGGCACTCGCCCGCGACGCGCACATGTCGGCGGGGCATCTCAGCAGGCAGTTCCGGATCGCCTACGGCGAGTCGCCCTACTCCTACCTTATGACCCGCCGGATCGAGCGCGCGATGGCGCTGCTGCGCCGGGGCGACCTCAGCGTCACCGAGATCTGTTTCGCGGTCGGCTGCTCCTCGCTGGGCACCTTCAGCACGCGATTCACCGAGCTGGTCGGCATGTCGCCGAGCGCGTACCGCAAACACCTCGCGGATCAGACCTCGGAGATGCCGACCTTCATCACCAAGCAGGTGACCAGACCGATCAGGAATCGAGAAGCGCCGAGCCGTCAGCCGGATCTAGCGTGATTGCCATGGACATCAGCATTCTTTCCAGTTTTCTCCCGCAGGACGACCCGGAGGCCGCGATCGCGTTCTACCGCGACACGCTCGGCTTCGAGGTGCGCAAGGACGTCGGGTTCAACGGTATGCGGTGGATCACCGTCGGCCCGCCCGACCAGCCCGGCACCTCGATCGTGCTGCACCCGCCCGCCGCCGACCCCGGCATCACCGACGAGGAGCGTCGCGTCATCGCCGAGATGATGGCCAAGGGCACCTATGGCGCGTTGCTGCTGGCGACCAAGAACGTCGACGACACCTTCGAGAAGGTGCAGGCCGGCGACGCCGAGGTGGTACAGGAGCCGACCGACCAGCCCTACGGCGTGCGCGACTGCGCCTTCCGCGATCCCGCGGGCAACTTGATCCGTATTCAGGAAGTGCGCTGAGGGATTCGGCGATCGGGGCCGCGACGGGCACATCAGCACCCGTGGCGAGCGGCCCCGCTTGAACGAGATGGAGACAGGATGACCAGCACCGCGAGGGCGAACTCGAAGCGGGCCGCACGCCACGCCGCCGACAGCCACGATACGATCCGGGTGGTCGGCGCCCGCGTGAACAACCTGAAGGACGTCAGCATCGAGCTGCCGAAGCGCAGGCTCACGGTGTTCACCGGCGTCTCCGGCTCGGGCAAGAGCTCTCTGGTGTTCAGCACGATCGCCGCGGAATCACAGCGGCTGATCAACGAGACCTACAGCAGCTTCGTGCAGGGTTTCATGCCGACGCTGGCCCGGCCCGAGGTGGACGTGCTCGACGGGCTGACCACCGTGATCACCGTCGATCAGCAGCGGATGGGCTCGGACCCGCGCTCCACGGTCGGCACCGCCACCGACGCGAACGCGATGCTGCGCATCCTGTTCAGCAGGCTCGGCAGGCCGCATATCGGGTCGCCGCAGGCGTACTCCTTCAACGTCGCCTCGATCAGCGGCGCGGGCGCGGTCGACATCGAGCGGGGCGGGCGCACCGTGCGGGAGCGGCGCAGCTTCAGCATCACCGGCGGCATGTGCCCGCGCTGTGAGGGCCGCGGCTCGGTCTCCGACATCGATCTCACCCAGCTCTACGACGATTCCAAGTCCCTCGCCGATGGCGCGTTCACCATTCCCGGCTGGAAGTCCGACAGCTTCTGGACGGTGCGTGTCTACGCCGAGTCGGGGTTCGTCGATCCGAACAAGCCGATCCGCAAGTACACCAAGCGCGAGCTCAACGACTTCCTCTACAAGGAACCGGTCAAGGTGAAGGTCGACGGCGTCAACCTCACCTACGAGGGATTGATTCCCAAGATCCAGAAGTCGTTCCTGTCCAAGGACAAGGAGTCGATGCAGCCGCACATCCGCGCGTTCGTCGAGCGCGCGGTCACCTTCACCACCTGTCCGGACTGCGCGGGCACCAGGCTCAGCGAGGCGGCCAGGTCGTCGAAGATCAAGCGCAAGAACATCGCCGATCTCTGCGCAATGGAGATCCGTGATCTCGCCGAATGGGTGCGCGCGCTGAAAGAACCGTCGGTCCAGCCGTTGCTCGACTCGTTGGTGGCGACCCTGGACTCGTTCGTGGACATCGGGCTCGGCTATCTGTCGCTGGAGCGGCCCTCCGGCACGCTGTCGGGCGGTGAAGCCCAGCGCGTCAAGATGATTCGGCATCTCGGCTCGGCGCTCACCGACGTCACCTACGTCTTCGACGAGCCGACCATCGGGCTGCACCCGCACGATATCCAGCGGATGAACGACCTGTTGCGACAGCTGCGCGACAAGGGCAACACCGTGCTCGTGGTGGAGCACAAGCCGGAGACGATCGCCATCGCCGACCATGTCGTCGATCTCGGCCCCGGCGCGGGTTCCGGGGGCGGCACCATCTGTTACGAGGGCTCGGTCGACGGCCTGCGTACCAGCGGCACCAGCACCGGACGGCACTTCGACGACCGGGCCGCGCTGAAGGACTCGGTGCGCAAACCCACTGGGGCACTGCGGATTCGCAACGCGACCCGGCACAACTTGCGCGGCGTCGACGTCGATATCCCGCTCGGGGTGCTCTGCGTCGTCACCGGTGTCGCGGGTTCGGGCAAGAGCTCGCTCGTGCACGGTTCCATTCCGGCGTCCGAAGGCGTAGTGGCCGTGGACCAGACGCCGATTCGCGGTTCGCGGCGCAGCAACCCGGCGACCTACACCGGCCTGCTCGAACCGATCCGCAAGGCGTTCGCCAAGGCCAACGGCGTGAAACCCGCACTGTTCAGCGCCAATTCGGAGGGCGCATGCCCGAACTGCAACGGCGCGGGCGTGATCTACACCGACCTGGGGATGATGGCGGGCACCGCGACCACCTGTGATGTGTGTGAGGGCAAGCGATTCGACGCCTCGGTGCTCGACTATCACCTCGGCGGCCGCGACATCAGCGAGGTGCTCGCGATGTCGGTGACCGAGGCCGAGGAATTCTTCGGCGCGGGCGAGGCGCGCATCCCCGCCGCGCACGCCATCCTCGCGCGGCTCGTCGACGTCGGGCTCGGCTATCTCACCATCGGTCAGCCGCTCACCACGCTGTCCGGCGGCGAGCGGCAGCGACTCAAGCTGGCTACGCACATGGCCGACAAGGGCGGGGTCTACGTGCTCGACGAGCCGACCACCGGTCTGCACCTCGCGGATGTGGAGAACCTGCTCACCCTGCTCGACCGGCTGGTCGAGTCCGGCAAGTCCGTCATCGTGATCGAACACCATCAGGCCGTGATGGCGCACGCCGACTGGATCATCGATCTGGGCCCCGGCGCGGGCCATGACGGCGGCAAGATCGTCTTCGAGGGCACCCCCGCCGAACTCGTCGCCGCGCGGTCCACGCTTACCGGCGAACATCTCGCCGAGTACGTCGGCGCCTGATCCGAGCCTGACCCCGACGGCGACAGCCGCCGTGCGCGCTCCGTTTCGCGGAGCCGCACGGCGGCTGTCGTGCTGTCCGGCCTGGTGATCATCGCTCGCGACCGGGGGTTGTCGAATGCTGTGCGCGATATCGGCTACACCAACTGAAGCTGTTACTCATTAATTGTGTTAAAGAGTTAGTACTTTAGGTGAAGCTGTCATCGTACTTGAGGTACGAAAATCTCATGAATTCCTAACAAAGTCTAAAACTCCGCTGTGGTGTGAGTCACCGTTTAGTTCGAGATCGCTTGTGTCGCAAATGGTAAGCAATGTGCGGTGACGCCGCCCGTTAAGAATATCGATCCCTCTCGTTAACCACCTGGCTGCTGCGGAGGCACTGCATTGCCCGGGGTGCAACCGTTGGATACCGACCAGGCGGTAGCCTGAAAGGCGAGCTATCAGTTGGCAACTTTCATCTGAAACCCTGGATCCGGCGTGGGACGGAGTGGTTCATGATAAAAATCCGGCGTGTGCTCGGCGGTGCTGCCGCAGCCCCGCAGAATCCGCCGCACCGCGAACTGGTCATGTGACCAGCCGTTGTGGTGGACGCTGACTCGTTGCTGGTGAAAGAAATGTGCTGGGAGAACTAAGTGAGGGATTGCGCGTCCGTGGCGGCGGACCAGACGCGGGAGCCGAGGCGTGCGCGTGCGCGGCGCTCCGGCGGCGCCACCGTGCCGCGGTTGCTGGCGCTCGCGGTGGAGGCCGACCCCGATGGGATCGCCGTCGCGTTCCACGGGACCGAGCTGCGGTACCGCGAACTGGACGACTTGTCGTCCCGGCTGGCGCGGCTGCTGATCGGACGCGGGGCGGGTCCGGGTGACCTGGTCGCCATCGCGATCGAGGCTCCGGTGGAGGCGGTGCTCGTCACGTGGG
This genomic interval carries:
- a CDS encoding helix-turn-helix transcriptional regulator; the encoded protein is MISQVSSTSEADRLRDLARLRRVRDRIDREYAQPLDVEALARDAHMSAGHLSRQFRIAYGESPYSYLMTRRIERAMALLRRGDLSVTEICFAVGCSSLGTFSTRFTELVGMSPSAYRKHLADQTSEMPTFITKQVTRPIRNREAPSRQPDLA
- a CDS encoding VOC family protein, coding for MDISILSSFLPQDDPEAAIAFYRDTLGFEVRKDVGFNGMRWITVGPPDQPGTSIVLHPPAADPGITDEERRVIAEMMAKGTYGALLLATKNVDDTFEKVQAGDAEVVQEPTDQPYGVRDCAFRDPAGNLIRIQEVR
- a CDS encoding ATP-binding cassette domain-containing protein; the encoded protein is MTSTARANSKRAARHAADSHDTIRVVGARVNNLKDVSIELPKRRLTVFTGVSGSGKSSLVFSTIAAESQRLINETYSSFVQGFMPTLARPEVDVLDGLTTVITVDQQRMGSDPRSTVGTATDANAMLRILFSRLGRPHIGSPQAYSFNVASISGAGAVDIERGGRTVRERRSFSITGGMCPRCEGRGSVSDIDLTQLYDDSKSLADGAFTIPGWKSDSFWTVRVYAESGFVDPNKPIRKYTKRELNDFLYKEPVKVKVDGVNLTYEGLIPKIQKSFLSKDKESMQPHIRAFVERAVTFTTCPDCAGTRLSEAARSSKIKRKNIADLCAMEIRDLAEWVRALKEPSVQPLLDSLVATLDSFVDIGLGYLSLERPSGTLSGGEAQRVKMIRHLGSALTDVTYVFDEPTIGLHPHDIQRMNDLLRQLRDKGNTVLVVEHKPETIAIADHVVDLGPGAGSGGGTICYEGSVDGLRTSGTSTGRHFDDRAALKDSVRKPTGALRIRNATRHNLRGVDVDIPLGVLCVVTGVAGSGKSSLVHGSIPASEGVVAVDQTPIRGSRRSNPATYTGLLEPIRKAFAKANGVKPALFSANSEGACPNCNGAGVIYTDLGMMAGTATTCDVCEGKRFDASVLDYHLGGRDISEVLAMSVTEAEEFFGAGEARIPAAHAILARLVDVGLGYLTIGQPLTTLSGGERQRLKLATHMADKGGVYVLDEPTTGLHLADVENLLTLLDRLVESGKSVIVIEHHQAVMAHADWIIDLGPGAGHDGGKIVFEGTPAELVAARSTLTGEHLAEYVGA